A genomic region of Roseofilum capinflatum BLCC-M114 contains the following coding sequences:
- a CDS encoding class I SAM-dependent DNA methyltransferase — MSKILPRQALNKAFLKVKPTRSEIESFKTSLKTLLAQINPAESEEFHKNLIADFLKNTYYRGNYFINTKGRNDLVIHPGKTAESSVGVILEFKKPTNKSEMLTVDDLNRKALHELVLYFLRDRITNNNLEIKYLIATNIYEWFIFDASLFETAFVQNQTFLKQFKDFEAGRLTSQKTEFFYSEIAQPAIAAIESSIKNSSSGFPFVKGDGRGIEYTHFDIRDYQAILQNPEKPNEHQLIALFKLLSPEHLLKLPFANDSNSLDRGFYNELLHIIGLTETKQKNKKIIQRQKSGKRNSGSLIENAIGQLDDLDKLSRLDNPEQFGDSESEILFNLGLELAITWMNRILFLKLLEAQLIRYHHNDLSFGFLNLGTVKNYDDLNTLFFSVLARKPGERSDRLQESFRHVPYLNSSLFEPTEMEQQTIVISNLRDETLPIFAATVLKDSNGNKRTGEINALEYLFEFLNAYDFSSEGSEEIQEENKGLINAAVLGLIFEKINGYKDGSFFTPGFITMYMCRETIRRAVVQKFNQVKGWNCQDINQLYDRISDKSEANQIINSLKICDPAVGSGHFLVSALNETIAIKSELKILLDRQGKTLRDYHVEVVNDELVVIDDDGLLFEYHPKSRESQRVQETLFHEKQTIIENCLFGVDVNPNSVKICRLRLWIELLKNAYYKPSPLTPLPGGEGKIEYGELETLPNIDINIKCGNSLISRFGLDADLRVALKKKQYSIENYRDAVQTYRHAENKQQKREMERLIDEIKGNFRMTLQGVDPKKTKLRQLEGEIYRLENQFSLFEETKAEKKKRERKIAKLNNQIDKLRVEIEEIESGKIYENALEWRFEFPEVLNDRGDFIGFDVAIGNPPYIRQEEIKQFKAFFQERYQCYTGIADLFVYFYELGLELLKEDGHLTYISSNKYFRAGYGQKLRQFLTETTTIANLVDFGDFPVFEEAIAYPSIITLSKMRSDDSQLKALSWDATKHKNIEQFATILHEEGFSISQNNLTSDGWRLESPEVLDLLAKLQTTGTPLGEYVNGRFYRGILTGFNEAFVVDRSTRDRLIQEHPSSAEVLKPFLRGRDVKRWSVEFSDQYLLFIPWHFPLHEDSSITGASKKAETALQQYYPAIYKHLLEFKTQLSGRNKAETGIRYEWYALQRCAASYWQEFEQPKIIIPAITNNVEYAADFSGYYGNDKTSICIPEHIYYTLGILNSSLMWWFIQQIAASKQGGFFEFKPMYVSQIPIANATEAQQTLLEKLVEQILNAKTSDPQADITGLEAEIDRLVYQLYGLTEAEIKIVESST, encoded by the coding sequence ATGAGTAAAATTTTACCAAGACAAGCATTAAACAAAGCTTTCCTGAAAGTTAAGCCTACCCGGAGTGAGATTGAAAGCTTTAAAACCAGTCTGAAAACCTTACTCGCGCAAATTAATCCCGCAGAGTCAGAAGAGTTTCATAAAAATCTGATTGCTGATTTTTTGAAGAACACCTATTATCGGGGAAACTATTTTATTAATACGAAGGGACGGAACGACCTGGTGATTCACCCCGGCAAAACGGCTGAGAGTTCTGTGGGGGTGATTCTAGAGTTCAAAAAGCCGACTAATAAAAGTGAGATGCTGACGGTGGATGATTTGAACAGGAAAGCTTTGCACGAGTTGGTTTTGTATTTCTTGCGCGATCGCATCACGAATAACAACCTGGAAATCAAATATTTAATCGCCACTAATATTTATGAATGGTTTATTTTTGATGCTAGTCTGTTTGAAACAGCGTTTGTACAGAATCAAACATTCCTGAAGCAGTTTAAGGATTTTGAAGCCGGACGCTTAACCAGTCAGAAAACTGAGTTTTTCTATTCTGAAATTGCTCAACCGGCGATCGCTGCCATTGAGTCATCGATAAAAAATTCCTCCTCTGGCTTCCCCTTTGTTAAGGGGGACGGGAGGGGGATCGAATATACTCATTTTGATATTCGCGACTATCAGGCAATTCTACAGAATCCTGAAAAGCCAAATGAGCATCAACTGATTGCCCTGTTTAAACTGCTGTCCCCAGAACATTTATTAAAGTTGCCCTTTGCCAATGATAGTAATAGTCTGGATCGAGGCTTTTATAACGAATTGTTACATATTATTGGGTTGACGGAAACGAAACAAAAGAATAAAAAAATCATTCAACGGCAAAAATCCGGTAAACGCAACTCAGGGTCTTTAATTGAAAATGCGATCGGCCAACTGGATGATTTAGATAAACTTTCTCGTTTAGACAACCCAGAACAGTTTGGGGACAGTGAATCAGAAATACTGTTTAACTTGGGGTTGGAGTTGGCCATTACTTGGATGAATCGGATTTTGTTTCTCAAATTATTGGAGGCGCAATTAATTCGATACCACCACAATGATTTATCTTTTGGGTTCCTCAATTTAGGGACGGTGAAAAATTATGATGACTTAAATACGCTGTTTTTTAGTGTGTTGGCTCGCAAACCGGGGGAAAGGAGCGATCGCTTACAAGAAAGCTTTCGCCATGTTCCCTATTTGAATAGTTCTCTGTTTGAACCAACGGAGATGGAACAACAGACGATTGTGATTAGTAATCTCCGAGATGAGACTCTGCCAATTTTTGCGGCCACGGTGTTGAAAGATAGCAATGGCAACAAGCGCACCGGAGAAATTAACGCTTTAGAATATTTGTTTGAATTTCTCAATGCTTATGATTTTAGCAGCGAGGGGTCTGAAGAAATCCAAGAAGAGAATAAAGGATTAATTAATGCTGCGGTGTTGGGCTTGATTTTTGAGAAAATTAACGGTTATAAAGATGGGTCTTTCTTTACTCCTGGGTTTATTACTATGTATATGTGCCGGGAAACCATTCGCCGCGCTGTGGTGCAGAAGTTTAATCAGGTGAAAGGCTGGAATTGTCAGGATATTAATCAGTTGTATGACCGGATTTCTGATAAGTCAGAAGCAAATCAAATTATTAACAGTTTAAAAATTTGCGATCCGGCAGTGGGGTCGGGTCATTTTTTAGTGTCTGCCCTGAATGAGACGATCGCCATTAAAAGCGAGTTAAAGATTTTATTGGATAGACAGGGTAAGACTTTAAGAGATTATCACGTTGAAGTGGTGAATGATGAGTTAGTGGTAATTGATGATGATGGATTGTTATTTGAGTATCATCCGAAAAGTCGGGAAAGTCAGCGAGTCCAAGAGACGCTGTTTCACGAAAAGCAGACGATTATCGAAAATTGTTTGTTTGGGGTGGATGTTAACCCCAATTCGGTAAAAATATGTCGGTTGCGGTTGTGGATTGAATTGTTGAAGAATGCTTATTACAAGCCCTCACCCCTAACCCCTCTCCCAGGGGGCGAGGGGAAAATAGAATATGGAGAGTTAGAGACTTTACCGAATATTGACATTAATATTAAGTGCGGCAATTCTTTGATTAGTCGGTTTGGATTAGATGCTGATTTGCGGGTGGCTTTGAAGAAAAAACAATATAGTATTGAGAATTATCGCGATGCGGTGCAAACTTATCGCCATGCGGAGAATAAGCAGCAGAAGCGGGAGATGGAACGGCTGATTGATGAGATTAAGGGAAATTTTCGGATGACGCTGCAAGGAGTTGACCCGAAGAAAACTAAGTTAAGACAGTTAGAGGGTGAGATTTATCGTTTGGAAAATCAGTTTTCGTTGTTTGAGGAGACGAAGGCAGAGAAAAAGAAGCGCGAGAGAAAAATCGCTAAGTTAAATAATCAGATTGATAAGTTACGAGTTGAAATTGAGGAGATAGAAAGCGGCAAGATTTATGAGAATGCCCTAGAATGGCGGTTTGAGTTTCCCGAAGTTTTGAACGATCGCGGGGATTTTATCGGCTTTGATGTGGCGATCGGCAATCCTCCTTATATTCGACAGGAGGAGATTAAGCAGTTTAAGGCATTTTTCCAGGAACGGTATCAATGTTATACGGGAATTGCGGATTTATTTGTCTATTTTTATGAGCTAGGGTTAGAGTTATTGAAAGAAGACGGTCATTTAACTTATATCTCATCTAATAAATATTTTCGAGCCGGGTATGGTCAAAAACTCCGTCAATTTTTGACCGAGACCACTACGATCGCTAATTTAGTTGATTTCGGGGATTTTCCGGTGTTTGAAGAGGCGATCGCCTATCCGAGTATTATTACCCTCAGTAAAATGCGATCGGATGACAGTCAACTTAAGGCATTGTCTTGGGATGCCACCAAACACAAAAATATTGAACAATTTGCCACGATATTACATGAAGAGGGTTTTAGCATTTCCCAGAATAATTTAACATCTGATGGTTGGCGGTTAGAATCTCCCGAAGTTTTAGATTTACTGGCAAAACTGCAAACAACTGGCACACCGTTAGGCGAATATGTGAACGGTAGATTTTATCGGGGGATTCTCACAGGATTTAATGAAGCTTTTGTGGTCGATCGCTCTACCCGCGATCGCCTAATTCAAGAACATCCCTCTTCTGCTGAAGTGTTAAAGCCTTTTTTACGCGGTCGGGATGTTAAACGCTGGTCTGTTGAATTTTCGGATCAATATTTGTTGTTTATTCCTTGGCACTTTCCCCTCCACGAAGACTCATCAATTACAGGGGCATCGAAAAAAGCAGAAACAGCATTGCAACAATACTATCCTGCTATTTACAAACATTTACTTGAGTTTAAAACTCAGCTATCTGGGAGAAACAAAGCTGAGACGGGGATTAGATATGAATGGTATGCTTTACAAAGATGTGCAGCCAGCTACTGGCAAGAATTTGAGCAACCTAAAATTATTATTCCGGCAATTACTAATAATGTTGAATACGCTGCTGATTTTTCAGGATATTATGGCAATGATAAAACCTCGATTTGTATTCCAGAACATATCTATTACACTTTAGGAATTCTTAACTCATCTTTGATGTGGTGGTTTATTCAACAAATTGCAGCCTCGAAACAGGGAGGTTTTTTTGAATTTAAGCCGATGTATGTTTCTCAAATACCGATCGCCAACGCTACGGAAGCACAGCAAACCTTATTAGAAAAATTAGTAGAGCAAATTCTCAACGCCAAAACATCCGACCCGCAAGCAGACATCACCGGATTAGAAGCGGAAATCGATCGCCTGGTTTATCAACTGTACGGCTTAACCGAAGCCGAAATTAAAATAGTCGAAAGCAGTACCTAG
- a CDS encoding Fur family transcriptional regulator, translated as MKSKYTRSQQKIITLLKGIQRSLSAQDIYVELRNRSQTTGLATIYRALEGLKQKGAIQSRTLANGEAVYTSIEQDRHHLTCLRCGKSIMLPECPVHDLETSLQNSYEFKIFYHTLEFFGLCEQCQLLPASEL; from the coding sequence ATGAAATCTAAGTATACTCGCAGTCAGCAAAAAATCATTACACTACTCAAAGGCATTCAGCGATCGCTCTCTGCTCAGGATATCTATGTTGAACTGCGAAACCGCAGTCAAACCACCGGACTTGCAACCATCTATCGCGCTCTCGAAGGACTCAAACAAAAAGGTGCGATCCAATCTCGCACCTTAGCCAATGGAGAAGCCGTCTATACCTCCATTGAACAGGATCGACACCATTTAACTTGCTTGCGCTGTGGTAAGTCGATTATGCTTCCGGAATGTCCCGTGCATGACCTAGAAACGAGTCTGCAAAACTCCTACGAGTTCAAAATCTTCTATCATACCCTGGAATTTTTTGGACTGTGTGAACAGTGCCAACTTTTACCGGCTTCCGAGCTTTAA
- a CDS encoding SPFH domain-containing protein, with translation MGELFGLLVALFVGGSALSCIKVVKQSEQMLVESLGKYNGKKLEPGLNFLVPVVDRISFKETTREKVLDVPAQQCITRDNVSISVDAVVYWRIMDLEKAYYKVENLHAAMTNLVLTQIRAEMGKLELDQTFTARSEVNEVLLRELDIATDPWGIKVTRVELRDIVPSKAVQDSMELQMSAERKKRAAILTSEGERDSAINSAKGRAEAQVLDAEARQKAAILDAEAQQKATVLKAQAERQQAVLKAQGTAEAMKIVTSMLKTDPRAKEALQFLIAQNYMDMGMKIGSSESSKVMFMDPRSIPSALEGMRSIVGDAATTSLDSEEVNAMPAELDQDLQALRSQS, from the coding sequence ATGGGTGAACTATTTGGTCTACTCGTTGCTCTTTTTGTCGGGGGCAGCGCTTTATCTTGTATTAAAGTTGTTAAGCAAAGCGAACAGATGCTGGTCGAAAGTTTGGGTAAATATAATGGTAAAAAACTCGAACCCGGCTTAAATTTTTTAGTCCCTGTAGTCGATCGCATTTCTTTCAAAGAAACGACTCGTGAAAAAGTTCTTGATGTCCCGGCGCAACAATGTATTACCCGTGATAATGTCTCGATTAGTGTGGATGCCGTGGTCTATTGGCGGATCATGGATTTAGAAAAAGCCTATTATAAGGTCGAAAATTTGCACGCGGCGATGACCAATTTAGTCCTCACTCAGATCCGCGCCGAAATGGGCAAATTAGAGTTAGACCAAACCTTTACCGCTCGTTCAGAAGTGAATGAAGTCCTGTTGCGAGAATTGGATATTGCTACCGATCCTTGGGGCATTAAAGTCACGCGGGTAGAATTGCGGGATATTGTTCCTTCTAAAGCAGTGCAAGATTCCATGGAACTGCAAATGTCTGCCGAACGGAAAAAACGGGCAGCCATTTTAACCTCGGAAGGGGAAAGAGATTCTGCTATTAACAGCGCCAAAGGACGGGCAGAAGCCCAGGTTTTAGATGCGGAAGCGCGGCAAAAAGCAGCCATTTTAGACGCGGAAGCGCAACAAAAAGCCACCGTACTCAAGGCGCAAGCGGAACGGCAACAAGCGGTATTAAAAGCCCAAGGAACCGCAGAAGCCATGAAAATTGTGACCAGTATGCTGAAAACCGATCCGAGGGCAAAAGAGGCGTTGCAATTTTTAATCGCCCAAAACTATATGGATATGGGCATGAAAATTGGCAGTAGCGAGAGCAGTAAAGTCATGTTTATGGACCCCCGTAGTATTCCTTCGGCGCTGGAGGGAATGCGGTCAATAGTGGGTGATGCGGCGACGACTTCCTTAGACTCAGAAGAGGTGAATGCTATGCCTGCTGAGTTAGACCAAGATCTACAAGCGCTGCGATCGCAATCTTAA
- a CDS encoding NfeD family protein: protein MALNPVFIWLIAGFILCVMELITPTAFIELLMGVGAFAVAGVSLLLPQLGLGIQIGLWMVFSLGLVLGTRKLLPKRTPYSIADSQEAQTLTEILPGQPGRVLYEGNSWRAMCDDPQEAIAAQEMVYVLRREGNTLIVIPQKMLNS, encoded by the coding sequence ATGGCTCTCAATCCTGTATTCATTTGGCTGATTGCTGGCTTTATCCTCTGCGTGATGGAACTGATCACTCCCACAGCTTTTATTGAATTACTGATGGGAGTGGGAGCATTTGCGGTGGCTGGGGTTTCCTTATTGCTTCCTCAACTAGGCTTAGGGATACAGATTGGCCTGTGGATGGTGTTTTCTTTGGGATTGGTCTTGGGAACTCGCAAACTCTTACCCAAACGGACTCCCTATAGTATTGCCGATTCCCAGGAAGCGCAAACCTTAACCGAAATTTTACCCGGTCAACCGGGAAGAGTGTTATATGAAGGAAATTCTTGGCGGGCTATGTGCGATGACCCCCAAGAGGCGATCGCGGCTCAGGAAATGGTTTATGTTCTCCGTCGAGAAGGGAATACCTTAATTGTAATTCCCCAAAAAATGCTCAATTCTTAA
- a CDS encoding PP2C family protein-serine/threonine phosphatase: MNTSECYLWAVNGSSVPVGERVANRYQVVSPQIWQDTQPDKMPLIPDRSDPKVLAYLHLSPYHLHLPQLYGAVEISGHSPILLLDRLPITPEGTLYPSITEVWPHTPPVRQVYWLWQLSQIWNPLNSFSAGLSVLTPENIRIQGWRIQLRELMFTPSPPGLAALSRCWQTWINTCSDDIREPLNSLCAAMEEGKRWQTLTASLNQILLELAAELPLKITTAGGTDAGTVRSHNEDSCYPITLSQKGNLTPEFDRIPQLAIVCDGLDGHEGGEVASELAVRSLKLQVQGLLLELAEQTEVVEPAIWIDHITSVIRIVNNLIATQNEAKGRSDRQRMGTTAIMALQIAQQVKTAFGLDFPNAHELYLAHVGDSRAYWITPDYCQLLTQDDDFAHWQVAKGECLHRQAAAQDNATQLIQALGTQHADNQELVPHVQRLIIEEDGILLLCSDGLSDRHTIEQYWQQEMNSIFTGQITLEEAVNRWLELGASDQNPDNVSVVLMYCQVSPQADKEGSTPQPGTGQKSLSTGTINAQLSLPESPEFVFQQVAPEPETQPEPAPSQPEKKPSKGVGAIVWGLLLLVLLGAGFGLWYSGLMEIPGLNPSQPRQEE; encoded by the coding sequence ATGAACACATCTGAGTGTTATCTCTGGGCAGTAAATGGATCATCGGTTCCGGTGGGGGAAAGGGTTGCTAACCGATATCAGGTGGTTAGCCCCCAAATTTGGCAGGATACACAACCGGACAAGATGCCCCTAATCCCCGATCGCTCCGATCCAAAGGTATTAGCCTATTTACACCTCTCTCCCTATCATCTCCACTTGCCCCAACTCTACGGAGCCGTGGAAATCTCTGGTCATTCCCCAATCCTACTGCTCGATCGCCTCCCCATCACCCCAGAAGGAACCCTCTACCCCTCCATCACCGAAGTGTGGCCCCATACTCCCCCAGTGCGCCAAGTCTATTGGTTATGGCAACTGAGCCAAATTTGGAACCCCTTAAACTCTTTTAGCGCAGGCTTAAGTGTGTTAACACCAGAGAATATCCGGATACAAGGCTGGCGCATTCAATTACGAGAATTAATGTTTACCCCTTCGCCACCGGGTTTAGCCGCCCTTTCCCGGTGTTGGCAAACCTGGATTAACACCTGCTCTGATGATATCCGCGAGCCGCTTAATAGCCTTTGTGCAGCAATGGAGGAGGGTAAACGTTGGCAGACCCTGACCGCCTCCCTGAATCAGATCTTATTAGAATTGGCGGCAGAATTGCCCTTAAAGATTACCACGGCTGGGGGGACAGACGCGGGCACGGTGCGATCGCACAATGAAGATAGCTGTTATCCGATCACCCTTTCCCAGAAGGGCAATCTTACCCCAGAATTCGATCGCATTCCCCAACTGGCGATCGTCTGTGATGGACTCGATGGCCATGAAGGGGGCGAAGTTGCCAGCGAGTTGGCCGTTCGCAGTCTCAAATTACAGGTACAAGGACTGCTCTTAGAATTGGCAGAGCAAACGGAAGTCGTCGAGCCAGCCATCTGGATCGACCATATCACCTCCGTGATTCGCATTGTCAATAATTTGATCGCCACTCAAAATGAGGCCAAGGGGCGCTCTGATCGCCAAAGAATGGGTACGACTGCAATTATGGCTCTACAAATTGCCCAACAGGTGAAAACCGCTTTTGGTTTAGATTTTCCCAATGCCCACGAACTCTATTTAGCCCATGTGGGCGATAGTCGTGCCTATTGGATTACCCCCGATTATTGTCAATTATTAACTCAGGATGATGATTTTGCCCATTGGCAAGTGGCTAAAGGGGAGTGCTTGCACCGTCAAGCAGCCGCTCAGGACAATGCCACGCAACTGATTCAGGCTTTGGGAACTCAACATGCGGACAACCAGGAATTAGTGCCCCATGTGCAACGGTTGATTATCGAAGAAGATGGGATATTACTCTTATGTTCCGATGGATTAAGCGATCGCCACACTATAGAACAGTATTGGCAACAAGAGATGAATTCTATTTTTACGGGTCAGATTACTTTAGAAGAGGCCGTTAATCGCTGGTTAGAGTTAGGCGCATCTGACCAAAATCCCGATAATGTTTCTGTGGTCTTGATGTATTGTCAAGTGTCTCCACAAGCGGATAAAGAAGGATCAACTCCCCAGCCAGGAACTGGGCAAAAATCCTTATCCACAGGAACCATTAATGCCCAGTTATCGTTACCCGAATCTCCAGAGTTTGTTTTTCAGCAGGTTGCCCCAGAACCGGAAACTCAGCCAGAACCTGCCCCCTCTCAACCGGAGAAAAAGCCATCCAAAGGCGTTGGGGCAATTGTTTGGGGACTGCTCTTACTCGTACTCCTCGGAGCTGGGTTCGGACTCTGGTATTCCGGGTTAATGGAGATTCCTGGGTTGAATCCCTCGCAACCGAGACAGGAGGAATAA
- a CDS encoding ferredoxin-thioredoxin reductase variable chain, whose amino-acid sequence MKIGDRVRVKTSLVIYHHPKHRNEAFDLQNHEGEVVDLASTYNWKGEEVTISANFPVVVQFPEISKRFKVHLREDELEVI is encoded by the coding sequence GTGAAAATTGGCGATCGCGTTCGAGTCAAAACTTCTTTAGTTATTTATCACCATCCTAAGCATCGGAATGAAGCATTCGATCTCCAGAATCATGAGGGCGAGGTGGTTGATTTAGCCTCCACATACAATTGGAAAGGTGAAGAAGTCACCATCAGCGCTAATTTTCCCGTGGTTGTTCAATTTCCAGAGATTAGTAAACGGTTTAAAGTCCATTTGAGAGAAGATGAATTAGAAGTTATTTAG